The genome window ATCTACATTTTATATCGAAGAACTTTTCTGCACCTAGGTCAGCACCAAATCCTGCTTCTGTAACTGCATAGTCTCCTAGCTTTAATGCCATTTTAGTTGCTAATATGCTGTTACATCCATGAGCAATATTGGCAAATGGACCTCCGTGAATTAATGCTGGTGTATTCTCAAGAGTTTGCACTAGGTTTGGTTTTATTGCATCTTTTAATATTAGTGCCAAAGCTCCAGTTGCTTCTAAGTCTTTTGCTCTTACTGGCTCTCCCTCTAGATTGTATGCTACCACCATGTTACCTAATCTTTCTTTTAAATCGTCTAAATCATTAGCTAAACATAAGATAGCCATTATCTCTGATGCTACTGTTATGTCAAATCCATCCTGCCTTGGAACGCCTTCTGTTCTTCCGCCCAAGCCAATAACTATATTTCTTAGTGCACGGTCGTTCATATCAACTACTCTTTTCCATGCAATTCTTCTTGTGTCTATGTTAAGTGCGTTTCCTTGATGTATATGGTTATCTAGTAATGCAGCTAGTAAGCTATGTGCTGATGTAATTGCATGGAAGTCTCCTGTAAAGTGTAGGTTTATGTCCTCCATTGGAACTACTTGTGCATATCCTCCACCTGCTGCTCCACCCTTTACTCCAAAAGATGGTCCTAAAGATGGTTCTCTTAATGCTGTTATAGTTTTTTTACCTAATTTGTTAAGACCCATGCTTAAGCCTATGTTTGTTGTTGTCTTACCTTCTCCCGCTGGAGTAGGATTTATCGCTGTTACTAATATTAATTTTCCATCTGGTTTGTCCTTTAGTCTGTCAAATACCCCTAATGATACTTTTGCTTTATACTTTCCATATAACTCTAACTCATCTTCTAATAGTCCTATGCTTTCTGCCACTTCTGATATAGGCTTCATTGTAGCTTCTTGTGCTATTTGAACATCTGTTTTCACTAAGCTTTCTCCTCCTCAGGTTTATTTTCTATATTTACTATATTTCTTTTTATATTATCCTATGGAACCGAGATTGTACCCTTAACTAAAGGAGTTTAATTACTCCATTAAATGTGTTTCTAATATTTGGTCTCTTCTAAATCCTTCTAATCCTAAGTAGTATTCTAATGAATTTATAATATATTCAAGCTTTATTGGCCCTACTACCTCTGAGCCTGTTACTGGTATTCCATATCTTGCTGCTTCTTGTTTTACTAACTCAAACACTCTATACATTGGAGTGTTTTGGCAATCAAACATATTTACCGATACTACTACTCCTTCTCTTTCTGGGAACTTGATTCCGACTGCTCTTGTTGTTGAGAATCCACCACTTGGTCCTCTAACTGCTTTAGCTATTTTCTTTGCTATTTCTAGATTTTCTGTTGCTAAAAACACATTATATGCTGTCAGCCCTTCAGCTTCTGCACTTACTATTGTAGCTCCTGCTTTGTCACTTAGTAAGCCATCCTTGCTTAGGTCTGGTTTTCTTGATTCATATTCTACTTTTCTTGATTCATCATCTTTTATTTCTTTTAATAAAGCATTTAATCCTTCATATTGTCCTTTTCTAATAAAAGCTAAGGCTTTTCTTTCTTCTGTTCTCGCATTTTCAGCTGCAAAGAATACAGGTACTCCTGTTTTTTCATGTAACTCATGTCCTATTTCTTCTGCTAGCTTTACACATTCTTCTACTGTAATATTTTTGAATGGGAATAGAGGTATAGTGTCTTGTGAGCCTATTCTTGGATGTGTTCCTTTTTGCTCTTCCATATTGATTAGTTCTATGGATTTTGCAGCCATATTAAGAAGTGCTACTTTTAGCGGTGCTGGTTCTCCTATAATTGTAACAACTGTTCTGTTAAAGTCATGCTCTGGTTCATAGCTTACTAGCTTTACACCTTCTACCTTTCTAACTTCTTCTACAACTGCTTCAATTACTTCTTTTCTTCTTCCGTCACTAAAATTAGGTACTGCTAAGATATACTGTTTTTCTGCAGACATTTACATTCCTCCTTATTTATTTAAACAACATTTTAATAATTATTAATTTTAATAGTTGTTTTTTATCCAAATGCTGTAATCTTATCTCCTTTAAATTTATAATACCATAAACATTAGTCATTTACCTTTGTTGGTTTTATATAAATCATTAGTATTTTTAAACAAATTTTTGCAAGGAATTTTGTATAACATTGACAACCTGAATCTGGCCTTAAACTAAGGTTTTTCTTCTATGCGTTTATCCTTCTAAATTTTTTGATTTTTTTCGTTGTTTTCTGCACCATCAATCCTTAATTAATTTATCTGTTCTATTTTTTTGTTAATAATCAATGAACCATTATTATATATTTAAATGTATAATAGGATTGAATGGTAAAATATAAGTATCTTATCTAAAAGAGAGTAAAATAACGTAATTATGTTATAATAAAAAAAAGATTAATATCTCTCAAAATATTATGTGCTATTTCCTAATATTAGATACAAATGATCTGCTATATTTTTTACCCATTATTTAGTTAAAATAACTGTTGGATTTTTATTTCTATGGGTAGTTAATAAAATAAGTACAAGTAAATTATAATTAAAGGAAGGAGTGTTAATAATGAGTTTAAAGCTTATTGATTTGACCCAAGATATTTATGAGGGAATGCCTTTATATGGTATCCATCAAAAAACCTTTATTATGACAAATCAAACACATGAGCAAAATCAAAAAGCCACAGGAAGCCCAACTTTAGGTTTTTATGCTAGAAACATTCTTATGAGTGAGCATTGCGGTACTCATAGTGATGCTGTTTTAGAATTCAAGCCAGGTGGTGCTGATATTATCGAAATGCCAATAGAGTGCTTTTATGGAAGTGCTATATGTGTAGATTTAACTCACATAAGATATCCTGATTACATAGAGGTTAAAGACTTAAAGCAAGCTTTGGCTAAATCTGGACAGGAAATTAGAAAAGGAGATATATTCCTTATGTATACTGGCTTATATAACAGAAGCTATGGTACGCCAGCGTATGAAAACTACTATACTGGATTAAGCTATGATGCTGCAAAGTGGCTTGCTGAGCAAGGAGTTGTAAATATAGGTGTGGATGCACCTGCTATAGATCAAACTCCTGATGATTTGAATTTTTCTGGGCACTTGGTTTGTGGTGAATATAATATTACTAACACAGAAAATCTTTGCAATTTAGATAAGGTTGTTAATAAGCGTTTCTTGTACTTTGGACTTCCTTTAAGAATACGTGGAGGTACTGGCTCCCCAATTCGTGCAGTTGCGTTGTTAGAAGAGTAATAGCGGCCACTATTTGGCCGCTTTATTTTTTTAGTAGCTGTTTAATTTTCAGAGCAATTTCTAGGTTTAATCTATCACTAGGATTTTCTAGGCTCATTTTAGTTATTTCATTTATCCTTTGTATTCTATATAGTACTGTATTGTAATGTGTATATAGAAAGTCTGACATTTTCTTTAAATTCCCATTGTTTTCAAAAAAGGCTTCTAGAGTTTTAACTAGCTCTGTTGACTTTTTTTCGTCATACTCAACTAGTGGCTTTAGTGTTGTGTTATAGAATTTTATCAATTCATCTTCTATATTATCTTGACATAATATTTTAAATATTCCTAAATGCTCAAAGCTTGTAATAGCATTTTGATTCAATATCTTTCCAGTACTTATGGCTTTTACCGAATCAAGATAGCTGTTATTAAAGTTCTCTAAGCCTTCATAAGGTCTTCCGATACCTATTCTAAAATCCAAATTGTTGAATTTTTCAATTATCTCTTGAAACTTCTTATTTATTTCTTCTATTAAAATATCTAGCTTTGTATCTTTTTTTAATGATAATAGGATTTGTATCCGTTCAGTTTTACTTACTACTATACCATTAATTCCAAATTGTTTAATTATGTTTCTATCTATTAAATCATGAATTTTTGTTATGTAATGCTGCATTTCTCCCGAAGTAATATCTACTTTACTTAAATTCTCTTCTTTGCTCTTTATCTTTAGTGTTATGCTTAAAAACCTATCTTTTTTGTTTATATTGAAAAAAGAAGCTCTCTCTATGGCCTTTTCCACTCTTCTATCCTCAAGAGATATTAAATCCTCTAAAAATTCAGATTTGTATCTATTCTCTACTTCTCTAACAGAAAGAGCTTTAAGTATTTCAAGTGCCATAGTAGTTGAGGCAATTTCAAGAACAGATAAATCATAGCCACCTAAAGGTGTATTAATAGACCATGCAACTATATGCCCATATATACTATCCTTAGCAACTATAGGCAAAATCATTCTTTTTATGTATTTACCACCTATTAGCTCATTACTTTCTTCTAATTTTTTTTCCTTTGACCTATCTATATTAGGATCAAAAAACTTAGTCGCATTCTCTAATAGAAGCTCTTTTATTGAGTCATCTACATAATCAAACTGTACTATAGTTTCTTCTGGAAATTCAAACTTCACATAAACAGGATTTTTTACGCTATCACTTATTAGCTTAGTAATTTGATTTGAGTTTGCCCCTTTAAGCATAGCATCCATAAATTGTTCATAGATTTTTTCTATTTTCTTTAATAGATAGGATTGTCTATTAAATATTTCATTAAATAAAGGAGTCATTATATCAGAAAGTGGTATTGAGTAGTGTAAATCTATGATTGGAAAATTTAAATCATCTGCTAATTTAATTACTTCCTCTGGAAGTTCATTTAAATATGGATAAATTTTTATACCTATGCCTGCCAGCTTTTTTTTAGAGCATTCTCTAATAAGATTCTTTTGTTCTTCTATATTATCTTTCTTAAATGAATATGCAGTAGTTAAAAGCAATTCACCTTCATCTACCCAGCTTAGTATATCAGGGTCAGCCATAACATTAACCTTTGATATAGTATTTCTAATGCCTTTAAACCCTGCTACCAGCTTGCAGTTTTTCATATATTCCATGTTTAAAGCATCTTCTATAGTAATTCCATTTTGTCTACCCATTTTTATCCTCTCCTAAATAAAGGTTAGGTTATTTTAAATAAATACAAGATAAGGAGGTCAATAAATAACCCCCCTACCTAAAAGCCCTAATAATTATTGTAATTTTTCGTACACTATTTTTAATGTTTCTTCTTTAAGCTCTTTACCTTCTTTAAGTAATGCTTCACATTCTTTTTTAATTTCGGCAACAAAGGCTTGGTCGCTTATTCCACCTAGATTGATTAATACATTAAACAATGCCCCTTCTAACCCTGCACATGCAAGTAATGCACCTACGCCAACGTCTGTTATGGCATTTGGATTGCCATATAAGCCAAATGCTTTTTGAAGCTTTAGTACTTCAAGAGATTCTTTAGCTGCATCTAGAGGAACTTCCATAGCTTTTTTTAGTGCTTCTTCCATAGCAGCTTTTCTAGTAGCCTTTTCTTCATCTGTTTCTTTTGGAAGCTTCATTGCGTCCATGTAATCGTTAAATGCGGTTGTGTCTTCATCGATTAACTCGTTTAATCTTTGAATATGTCTTCCAACTTTTTCGAAGTTTCTGTCAATTATAGCCTTTTGATCTTCTTCTAAGGCATTATAAGCTTTTCTTCCTATTGTCAAGTTACCAACCATTGAAGTCAATGCAGCTCCTAAGCCACTTGCTAAAGCAGATACACTTCCGCCACCTGGAGCTGGATCTTTACTAGCTACAGCAGCAACAAAATCCTTAACAGTCTTTTCAACTAACATCTTATTCCTCCTTAGATATTATGTATTTATTTTATATTGTTTATTAGATTACTACAATTTATTCATAGTTTATCATAACTCATAATCAAAGTCTATGTATAATTTTCATAACTAATTTCTTTAAAATACTCTCTTTTTCCAAAAAATTAATCACTATAAGCATTGACTTGACTAGCTTGAAGCTAATACTCCTTAATAATATTGT of Proteiniborus ethanoligenes contains these proteins:
- a CDS encoding formate--tetrahydrofolate ligase, producing MKTDVQIAQEATMKPISEVAESIGLLEDELELYGKYKAKVSLGVFDRLKDKPDGKLILVTAINPTPAGEGKTTTNIGLSMGLNKLGKKTITALREPSLGPSFGVKGGAAGGGYAQVVPMEDINLHFTGDFHAITSAHSLLAALLDNHIHQGNALNIDTRRIAWKRVVDMNDRALRNIVIGLGGRTEGVPRQDGFDITVASEIMAILCLANDLDDLKERLGNMVVAYNLEGEPVRAKDLEATGALALILKDAIKPNLVQTLENTPALIHGGPFANIAHGCNSILATKMALKLGDYAVTEAGFGADLGAEKFFDIKCRFAGLKPAAAVIVATVRALKMHGGVAKADLGTENLNALEKGLENLEKHIENVGKFGVPSVVAINKFPTDTQAELDLVFQKVKALGAEVAISDVWANGGEGGVELAKKVIEVVESKESNFKTLYDVELPIKEKIEKIAKEVYGADGVTFTKGAEKMIKTLEGLGLDKMPICMAKTQYSLSDDASLLGRPSGFNITVRELRLSAGAGFIVALTGEVMTMPGLPKVPAANKMDILPDGTIVGLF
- the ftcD gene encoding glutamate formimidoyltransferase, with the protein product MSAEKQYILAVPNFSDGRRKEVIEAVVEEVRKVEGVKLVSYEPEHDFNRTVVTIIGEPAPLKVALLNMAAKSIELINMEEQKGTHPRIGSQDTIPLFPFKNITVEECVKLAEEIGHELHEKTGVPVFFAAENARTEERKALAFIRKGQYEGLNALLKEIKDDESRKVEYESRKPDLSKDGLLSDKAGATIVSAEAEGLTAYNVFLATENLEIAKKIAKAVRGPSGGFSTTRAVGIKFPEREGVVVSVNMFDCQNTPMYRVFELVKQEAARYGIPVTGSEVVGPIKLEYIINSLEYYLGLEGFRRDQILETHLME
- a CDS encoding cyclase family protein, which encodes MSLKLIDLTQDIYEGMPLYGIHQKTFIMTNQTHEQNQKATGSPTLGFYARNILMSEHCGTHSDAVLEFKPGGADIIEMPIECFYGSAICVDLTHIRYPDYIEVKDLKQALAKSGQEIRKGDIFLMYTGLYNRSYGTPAYENYYTGLSYDAAKWLAEQGVVNIGVDAPAIDQTPDDLNFSGHLVCGEYNITNTENLCNLDKVVNKRFLYFGLPLRIRGGTGSPIRAVALLEE
- a CDS encoding PucR family transcriptional regulator; this translates as MGRQNGITIEDALNMEYMKNCKLVAGFKGIRNTISKVNVMADPDILSWVDEGELLLTTAYSFKKDNIEEQKNLIRECSKKKLAGIGIKIYPYLNELPEEVIKLADDLNFPIIDLHYSIPLSDIMTPLFNEIFNRQSYLLKKIEKIYEQFMDAMLKGANSNQITKLISDSVKNPVYVKFEFPEETIVQFDYVDDSIKELLLENATKFFDPNIDRSKEKKLEESNELIGGKYIKRMILPIVAKDSIYGHIVAWSINTPLGGYDLSVLEIASTTMALEILKALSVREVENRYKSEFLEDLISLEDRRVEKAIERASFFNINKKDRFLSITLKIKSKEENLSKVDITSGEMQHYITKIHDLIDRNIIKQFGINGIVVSKTERIQILLSLKKDTKLDILIEEINKKFQEIIEKFNNLDFRIGIGRPYEGLENFNNSYLDSVKAISTGKILNQNAITSFEHLGIFKILCQDNIEDELIKFYNTTLKPLVEYDEKKSTELVKTLEAFFENNGNLKKMSDFLYTHYNTVLYRIQRINEITKMSLENPSDRLNLEIALKIKQLLKK
- a CDS encoding cyclodeaminase/cyclohydrolase family protein — its product is MLVEKTVKDFVAAVASKDPAPGGGSVSALASGLGAALTSMVGNLTIGRKAYNALEEDQKAIIDRNFEKVGRHIQRLNELIDEDTTAFNDYMDAMKLPKETDEEKATRKAAMEEALKKAMEVPLDAAKESLEVLKLQKAFGLYGNPNAITDVGVGALLACAGLEGALFNVLINLGGISDQAFVAEIKKECEALLKEGKELKEETLKIVYEKLQ